A window of Thalassophryne amazonica chromosome 21, fThaAma1.1, whole genome shotgun sequence contains these coding sequences:
- the LOC117502735 gene encoding alpha-1,6-mannosyl-glycoprotein 2-beta-N-acetylglucosaminyltransferase, with the protein MRFRLLKRNVLVLLGVVFVVGTLLVSTRVLIMSRNDTSGTPIQAEGSDVLKFNFNFDSISALTKSIYIANHKQFVHNAEKFPGDPRLVLVVQVHNRPEYLKLLVRSFEKAAEVHSFLLIFSHDYFSEEMNAIVQGITFCKVLQIFFPFSMQLYPREFPGQDPRDCPRDASKEEALSTGCLNAEHPDSYGHYREAFITQTKHHWWWKMHFVWERVQALQGYSGFVLFLEEDNYILPDFFHFYKLMVEFRKSSCPDCDMLALGNHNGVDNFTRLSNKVLTTGWMSTKHNIGMGISREVYYKLMGCTNEFCTYDDYNWDWTLQHLSGACIPKPLKVMAALGSRVLHTGDCGLHQNEDCRPEWVSQRAEEQLQMAKDGMFPASVILNDAETVKYEPHMKNGGWGDVRDHVLCKNYVKRL; encoded by the coding sequence ATGAGGTTTCGCCTGCTGAAGAGGAATGTACTCGTTTTGTTGGGTGTTGTTTTTGTCGTTGGGACTCTCCTGGTCTCAACACGTGTCCTAATAATGTCCAGGAATGACACAAGTGGAACCCCAATCCAGGCCGAGGGAAGTGACGTGTTAAAGTTTAACTTTAACTTTGACTCCATATCGGCGTTGACTAAGTCTATTTACATCGCCAATCACAAGCAGTTCGTTCACAATGCAGAGAAGTTTCCAGGAGATCCTCGGCTGGTGCTGGTGGTACAGGTCCACAACAGGCCCGAATACCTCAAACTGCTCGTCAGGTCCTTTGAGAAAGCTGCCGAGGTCCACAGCTTCCTCCTGATCTTCAGCCATGACTACTTTTCAGAGGAAATGAACGCCATTGTGCAAGGGATAACGTTCTGCAAAGTCCTGCAAATCTTCTTCCCCTTCAGCATGCAGCTGTATCCCAGAGAGTTTCCCGGACAGGATCCTCGAGACTGCCCCCGAGATGCATCCAAGGAggaggctctcagcacaggatgcCTGAACGCGGAGCACCCCGACTCTTATGGACATTACCGGGAAGCCTTCATCACACAAACCAAACACCACTGGTGGTGGAAGATGCACTTTGTTTGGGAGAGAGTCCAGGCTTTGCAGGGTTATAGCGGGTTTGTCCTCTTTTTGGAAGAGGACAACTATATCTTACCTGACTTTTTCCATTTTTATAAATTAATGGTGGAGTTCAGAAAGAGTAGCTGCCCAGATTGTGACATGCTGGCTTTGGgtaaccacaatggagttgacaaTTTTACCAGATTGTCCAATAAGGTGTTGACCACTGGGTGGATGTCCACCAAACACAACATTGGCATGGGCATCTCCAGGGAGGTTTACTACAAGCTGATGGGCTGCACCAACGAGTTCTGCACCTACGACGACTACAACTGGGACTGGACCCTGCAGCATCTCTCAGGAGCCTGCATACCGAAACCCCTCAAAGTGATGGCAGCACTTGGGTCCAGAGTTCTCCATACGGGAGACTGTGGACTTCACCAGAATGAGGACTGCAGACCAGAATGGGTGTCGCAGAGAGCGGAGGAGCAGCTTCAAATGGCTAAAGATGGCATGTTTCCCGCTTCTGTTATCCTTAATGATGCAGAAACAGTAAAATATGAACCACACATGAAGAATGGTGGATGGGGAGATGTCCGAGACCACGTTCTTTGCAAAAACTATGTCAAACGGCTTTAA